Proteins encoded together in one Acidimicrobiia bacterium window:
- a CDS encoding sigma-70 family RNA polymerase sigma factor, whose translation MRYFDFEDAFRHVYPRVTRTLMVISGDKEMSSRIAQEALGQAYAHWKKFQKQDSPLNWVRCIAVNKLRDEMNNKEVVSKIDLTTILDLTTYETLEKAIRTPYAIDFVRAVSNLDTSERFVATLSFIDDYSPSEIAMTLNRKEEEVLEDISNARKSIRNNMSHTS comes from the coding sequence TATTTCGATTTCGAAGATGCATTCCGTCATGTATATCCACGTGTAACTCGTACCCTTATGGTTATTAGTGGCGATAAAGAAATGTCTTCGAGAATTGCCCAGGAGGCATTAGGACAAGCATACGCTCACTGGAAAAAATTTCAAAAACAAGACTCACCTTTAAACTGGGTACGTTGCATTGCAGTTAATAAGCTAAGAGATGAAATGAATAATAAGGAAGTAGTGTCAAAAATAGATTTAACAACTATTTTGGATTTAACTACTTACGAAACATTAGAAAAAGCAATTCGAACTCCGTACGCGATTGATTTCGTACGTGCAGTAAGTAATTTAGATACTAGTGAAAGATTTGTAGCTACACTCTCTTTCATCGACGATTATTCGCCAAGCGAAATTGCAATGACACTTAACAGAAAAGAAGAAGAAGTACTAGAAGATATAAGTAACGCAAGAAAATCTATAAGAAATAATATGTCACATACGAGTTAA
- a CDS encoding ribonuclease HI: MSDKIIVYTDGACSGNPGPGGWAWAVDKEVYGSGCENPSTNQRMEVLAAHMAVREFADATDAIEIVSDSTYVVKCFTDSWHVGWTKRNWKNSAGKPVANQDLWKPFIEDVLTHGNVKFTWVKGHSGHVMNDFVDILAVNACSTNC, from the coding sequence ATGAGTGATAAAATAATAGTGTATACAGATGGTGCTTGTAGCGGAAATCCTGGCCCGGGAGGCTGGGCATGGGCTGTAGACAAAGAAGTATACGGTAGTGGCTGCGAGAATCCAAGTACGAATCAACGCATGGAGGTATTAGCTGCACATATGGCTGTTCGTGAATTTGCCGATGCTACTGATGCTATAGAGATTGTAAGTGACTCAACGTATGTCGTTAAATGTTTTACTGATTCATGGCATGTAGGTTGGACCAAAAGAAATTGGAAAAATTCTGCTGGTAAACCTGTTGCTAACCAAGATTTATGGAAACCATTTATAGAGGATGTGCTCACGCATGGAAATGTTAAATTTACATGGGTCAAAGGACATTCTGGCCATGTAATGAATGATTTTGTAGATATACTTGCAGTTAATGCTTGCTCAACTAACTGCTAA